In the genome of Xiphophorus hellerii strain 12219 chromosome 14, Xiphophorus_hellerii-4.1, whole genome shotgun sequence, the window ACCATCATCCCTCTAGTCAGGTAATCCTGGTTCTCATTTGCAATGTTTCACATGTAAACAGATTGTATTGATTGCAACATTcataaataattatgttttgttacttattcaacattttcagatgaaacTCTGTGAATCAATCATCCTGAGACCAGAGAGTTACATGAAGCCAAagatatatttgtaaaaatataacaaaacagctattcttgttattttaaaaacaagattggTGATATAAATAACATgtttgatgcagtaattcagcTGATAATGTTATTAAAAGTGAACATTGTTCTATTTAAAATAATCGATCACATAAAtcagcataaaataaatgtgctaaAGTGTTTCTTGGAAAGAATTTATCATTAGaggaaactgaactgaaacaaatcTAGAGGAAACAtaaggattaaaaacaaagtcttGTTGGGAATAAACGCTGGAGAAGCAGTCAGACAGgtttaaattatttgacaaaTACCTGAAGGGACTGATAGAGGTGTGGTTGTGATGTTCTAATAAATGTTTCTACTTCTATCAGAGTTCCTTCAAACTGTCAGAGAAACATCAACCTGCTGGTCTCTGATCCAGATGGAGACGACATTAGATGCAGATATGCTGCGTATCCAGAGTGCAACACCTGCACTCCTCCGTCTGTCCTCAGTGTCTCATCAGTGAGTATTAAATGTTGACAATCAAGAATCTGGGCTTTCAGTCAGTAACATTAATTAGTCtggattttcttaaaaaatgagCACAAAGTGGTTTTCAAGTTGAGATCAAAATATTGATACTTCTTCCTATTACTTTTCAAGTATGTTAGGATTGCtgtggtacaaaaatatgtcttttaaaTTCGTTTTTCTTTGCATAATTTTtatcatgttcaaaataaaaaaatgataataaggctcaaaaaataactgttgtgttgttttttttttgcttctgattcaaaacaaagtgacaataaatagattttttttttaacccctccagggggtcttttttgtgggctctagtttcccttatatgacagtcgGCTGACAGAaaactgggaaggagaggggggaagacatgcgggagtcgaacccgcaacggccgcgtcgaggactcaaggcctccaaatatgggtctcgctaaccactacgccaccacggcacgcccgacaataaatagatttaacAAAATCTATAGTGTCTGGATTATCTCTGGATTatagattaatcctctgattcaGTTTTAACTtggttctttttcttctcctttctgtTCTCTTCCAGTCTTGTTCTCTGTCATTCAGTCCCACTAACAGCAGCGATGAAGGTCCGTATGCGGTTCAGATGAGGGTGGAGGATTTTCCCAGGCAAACCATCACTCTGACTGATGGCAATACTGGTGTACAGGAAGTGAAAACTTCCAGCATCGCCATCGGCAGCATCCctttccagtttgttttcagaGGTAAAACTGCACAGATTGATCAGCTTGATTTGAACCACATAGAGCGGCTCTGGACAAGACAAGTCTGTTTTTGAGCTGAATGTCTTGAATCTGTTTTCACCCAAAGTACATAAAGAAATTTACCAAAGCTAAATTTAACCAATGTTGAGCCAATTAAATACTCTCCTTCCAATCCGCAGCTgaagtttgttttatgtaatGAACTCACTGACCAGTTTTTTCATCTTGAATTATTTTGTAACGTTAGTATTTTTTGTTCCAGTGGATCCTGCAGCTCCATCCTGCACAGAAGGTGAATATCTACCCAGGTTTCTGCCTCCAACTCCTGAACATGGAGCTCAGATCCTCACCAACAATAACCAGGCTCTGGAAATCAGCGTCAGAGCAGAAGTAACGCAGGCTGAGTGAGTGAACTTCCAGATAAAAGGGTTTTGTCCACATTCTCAGGATAAACAGTCTGGAACTGAAGCTAATCTGATGTGTTAAGTTACACAAATCCATTTGAGTAACATAGattattgaaatataaatatatcaagcaaaacaaaaaaaaaatgtttttgggtaAATTTTCTTAGAACcaaaaaattaacaacagaaaaagcaaaaaacaacaacaaaaaatccccAACTAAAAACAGTAACAGCATCTGTCCAACCATTACATTACATTGAAAACATGATGCCAATGCCAAGAAAGCCTGTCATCTGAGCATGTTGTGAAGCTTTGGAAATATCAGTCTAGCAAACTTTTTATCACCTGTTTCTTAAAGGACCACTGAGCTCCTGTTCAGCGGACCGCCCGGTTCAGCCAAGAGTTCATCAGGATCAGGAAACTTCACCCTGACATGGACACCATCAGCCAGGGATGCAGGACTGAACTACCCTCTCTGCTTCGTTGTCCAAGCAAAGTTAGTGTCTTAATTTATTAGtgcatttaaaacagtttaaatcatattttgtgtagcatttttatagcaactgaaggtaacagttacgtGATTTACTATAAAATGCCACAATACGTCCAAAACAGTTATTGAAACATCATGGAGAAGATTTGTTGTGATGAAATGAAAAGTGTCGGAAAGAGTTGATGCTTCTTCAAGAGACAGGTGACAATTTTAGATGTGGCTTGTTTTTGACATACAGACCATTTTCATAACGGTTAATTGATTGTGGTATAAAACGGCACCATatgaatgtaaaatatatagCCTCTCCTCCCCTTAAAACATAGTTTGACCAAAAACCATTTAGAGCTTTATAGACCATTTGtcgtattttaaaaatctagacTTTGGCAAAATAAGAGAAGGAGGAAACTGGTGAAACATTGGGTTTATCACAACTGAATCAAAAccatgttttctgaaaatatgcAACTCTGGCATTGACAGCtgctttatgttaaatttgttaaagctgtcattttaaatatcattaaGCTGAATTGATTGGtcattttatgaatattttaatatctaAGCTGTTGCTCTAATTACCTCCCAGTTCCTCCGGCTCTGTGTACCAGTCTGACCTTCGATGCGTCTTTGTGACGACTGGAAACAGTGAGTGGAAATCAACACTTTGGTCTTGAGTTTGAATTCAATTTTTTTCCTAAACTGATAATGTTGATGCTGATCTGCTGCTTTATCTGTTTATACAGCAACTGTTTTCCGCCCGAGTACAACTACACCTCCACAAACTACACCTCCACAAACTACACCTCCACTAACTACAACTATGCTCACaactacaaccaaccaaccCACCACCACAACGACACCTCCTAGGTCCTCCACCCCAAATGCAACACCAGTCCCAGGACCAAGTAAGTGTGACAGAAGTTTATGTAAGAGAACATCACCAAACCTGTTAAATATAGACTGTTACCAAGGTCCTAACCTTAGGGCttcctttatttttagtttagattATGTCTAAAGGATATAGAGGATAACATATTATGTGTAAACattagtttttctgttattattctattttaaaTAGTAATGTTGACTCTTTGTTCTTCTAGATTATGTTTTGGCTCTGGATGCAATGATCTCAACAACACTGTTGATGGAGACTGATTCTGCAACCATCATGAACCTGGTCAGTAACCTCTTTCACATCAATGTTAAAGATATTCAGTTTCATTCTAGTCTAGCAGGTTTAGCtagagttttgttttcatcttggCGATAGAGTTGTGGAAACTTTACATATATATTGTGGcgaaaaaaaaagctgagccAAATGGTGAAGCTCTTGATTTATCTGCTGATCTGCATTCCTTCCTTCATCTATGATCACAAGATTTTGGTAGTGATCAAAAGAATAAGATTGTGGGAAACACTTAAACAAATATGGTTGAGAATGTTTCAAAGGAGAACAGAGTAACAACACAACCCAGCTTTACCTCTGTTCTGAAGCATGGATGTGCAACAAAACCTTATTACAATTATCATTGCATACACAcgcccatacacacacacacatacacacacacccacgcacccacaaacccacacacacacacgcacacacacccacccccccacacgcacacacacacacacacgcccacacacccacacacacacgcccacacacacacacacacacccacacacccacacacacccacacacccacgcacacagaCGTACCATCAACTCcttttgtttatgtcatttgTTTACCCAGGCTTTAGAACATATTCTACTAACCGTAGGTCACAAAAGGAACAGATATCCTAGACAATTCTGAGTAAACACATTCTGGGCCTCCCTACTTAGGCTGCAATACCagataaaaggaagaaaattgatggatttcatttctttgtttagctatacaaaaaatatgattttaactTGAGGGATTTGTAAACCTGATCCAAAGCTCAAGTCTtattttta includes:
- the LOC116733400 gene encoding uncharacterized protein LOC116733400, translated to MLSSVLLLLLISGAQAAYYGAIITNYFGDVQPFVLTYHFKESGSSCQEVDILQCGGNCNTPPVYAIDESRNEWCQKTRVDIYYRYGPNKFTYQHSVGSSSWIENRNGIVTPLLRISNDFRTRSDINKPNSTPQTTIIPLVRVPSNCQRNINLLVSDPDGDDIRCRYAAYPECNTCTPPSVLSVSSSCSLSFSPTNSSDEGPYAVQMRVEDFPRQTITLTDGNTGVQEVKTSSIAIGSIPFQFVFRVDPAAPSCTEGEYLPRFLPPTPEHGAQILTNNNQALEISVRAEVTQAETTELLFSGPPGSAKSSSGSGNFTLTWTPSARDAGLNYPLCFVVQANSSGSVYQSDLRCVFVTTGNTTVFRPSTTTPPQTTPPQTTPPLTTTMLTTTTNQPTTTTTPPRSSTPNATPVPGPNYVLALDAMISTTLLMETDSATIMNLIKEELKRQGLPSDITLKLLSSRLVGVTTPAP